From the genome of Papaver somniferum cultivar HN1 chromosome 2, ASM357369v1, whole genome shotgun sequence, one region includes:
- the LOC113349354 gene encoding glucan endo-1,3-beta-glucosidase 1-like — protein sequence MPSSIMSKILFGLLFTMLIILQNSNGQMEEWCIADEQTPHDVLQMALDWACGRGGADCSKIQRNKSCYNPNTLLDHASYAFNSYYQKFKKQGATCYFRSAAMISNLDPSHNSCKYEYIP from the exons atgccATCATCTATAATGTCAAAAATTCTGTTTGGTCTTCTCTTTACTATGCTGATAATTCtgcaaaactcaa ATGGACAAATGGAGGAATGGTGCATAGCTGATGAACAGACACCACATGATGTACTTCAAATGGCACTAGATTGGGCTTGTGGAAGAGGAGGTGCTGATTGCAGTAAGATACAAAGGAACAAATCTTGTTATAATCCTAATACTCTACTCGACCATGCTTCCTATGCTTTCAATAGTTACTATCAAAAGTTCAAGAAACAAGGTGCTACTTGTTACTTTCGTTCTGCTGCCATGATCTCTAATCTTGATCCCA GTCATAACTCATGCAAGTATGAGTATATTCCCTGA